A part of Gemmatimonas groenlandica genomic DNA contains:
- a CDS encoding catalase has product MPKKSQRPTVAERTPAVRSAQQSADTDALVASVPYNETKQAEHGRTHAVAPPEGLRRAVDNADVTASTRSERIANDKVGNGTPPLGVNRTIDTLDAFRVDASGQTLTTNQGVMIADNQHSLKAGLRGPTLLEDFILREKITHFDHERIPERIVHARGSGAHGYFECYEPRPDLTRAAPFQGLGKRTPVFVRFSTVAGERGSMDTARDARGFAVKFYSDEGNWDLVGNNIPVFFIQDAMKFPDLVHSVKPEPHHQMPQAASAHDTFWDFVSLMPESTHMLMWVMSDRGIPRSYRMMQGFGVHSYRFVTADGESRFVKFHWSPKLGTHSLVWDEAAKLGGADPDYHRRDLWEAIEAGVFPEWELGVQLFTEEDAERFSFDVLDATKLIPEELIPVTPLGRMVLNRNPDNFFAETEQVAFCTAHVIPGIDFSNDPLLAGRIHSYVDTQITRLGGANFHQIPINAPIHMPFNNQRDGMHQQAIHRGRVNYEPNSLAGGCPFQAGARGFVSFPDPVREDKLRGTPERFAEHYHQATLFYESQTTWEQAHIVGAFRFELSKLTVPAIRTRVLSQLRNVSEDLASRVAEGLGMPLPAAMPKAIESPQPPEVTRSAALSLTARPGNGEIRARQIALLIADGVDGAPLRALHALLTESGAAPRFVGPRLGTFTTTEGEMMTADASLENSPSVLFDAIVLPSGATGIEALGMLGQTVEYVMNQFRHNKPILALPGSSVLLERAGIPVARREKLTALGVFLGDDTGELTSAFMGALSRHRFPERETDPPRV; this is encoded by the coding sequence ATGCCAAAGAAATCCCAGCGTCCCACTGTCGCCGAGCGCACGCCAGCGGTGCGCTCCGCTCAGCAGTCAGCCGACACAGATGCGCTCGTCGCATCGGTTCCGTACAACGAGACCAAGCAGGCCGAACACGGCCGCACGCACGCAGTCGCGCCACCAGAGGGCCTTCGTCGAGCCGTGGACAATGCCGATGTCACGGCGAGCACACGGTCGGAGCGTATCGCAAATGACAAGGTTGGCAACGGCACGCCGCCGCTCGGTGTGAACCGGACCATCGACACCCTTGATGCCTTTCGCGTGGATGCGAGCGGGCAGACGCTCACGACGAATCAAGGTGTGATGATTGCCGACAATCAGCACTCGCTCAAGGCGGGCCTTCGCGGACCGACGCTACTCGAGGACTTCATTCTTCGCGAGAAGATCACGCACTTCGACCACGAGCGTATTCCCGAGCGAATCGTGCACGCGCGCGGCTCCGGTGCACACGGGTACTTCGAATGCTATGAGCCGCGGCCGGACCTCACACGCGCCGCTCCCTTTCAGGGCCTCGGCAAGCGGACGCCGGTGTTCGTGCGCTTCTCGACCGTGGCGGGCGAACGCGGGTCGATGGACACGGCGCGCGATGCACGTGGGTTCGCGGTGAAGTTCTACTCGGACGAGGGGAACTGGGATCTGGTCGGCAACAATATTCCCGTGTTCTTCATTCAGGACGCGATGAAGTTCCCAGACCTCGTCCATTCCGTGAAGCCGGAGCCGCATCATCAAATGCCGCAGGCGGCATCGGCACACGATACGTTCTGGGACTTCGTGTCGCTCATGCCCGAGTCCACGCATATGCTGATGTGGGTCATGTCCGACCGTGGCATTCCTCGCAGCTATCGCATGATGCAGGGGTTCGGCGTGCACAGCTATCGCTTTGTGACTGCGGACGGCGAGTCCCGCTTCGTGAAGTTCCACTGGAGTCCGAAGCTGGGGACGCACTCGCTGGTGTGGGATGAAGCGGCCAAGTTGGGCGGGGCGGATCCCGACTATCATCGACGTGATCTGTGGGAGGCAATCGAAGCCGGCGTCTTCCCCGAGTGGGAGCTGGGAGTACAGCTCTTTACCGAAGAGGACGCCGAGCGGTTCAGCTTCGATGTGCTCGACGCCACCAAGCTCATTCCTGAGGAGCTGATCCCCGTCACGCCGCTCGGCCGGATGGTGCTCAATCGCAATCCGGACAACTTCTTCGCCGAGACGGAGCAGGTGGCTTTCTGCACGGCACATGTGATTCCGGGTATCGACTTCTCGAATGATCCGCTGCTTGCCGGTCGCATTCACTCGTACGTGGATACGCAGATCACGCGGCTGGGGGGAGCGAACTTTCATCAGATTCCGATCAATGCACCCATCCACATGCCATTCAACAATCAGCGTGATGGCATGCACCAGCAGGCGATCCATCGCGGGCGCGTGAACTACGAGCCGAACTCACTCGCGGGCGGATGTCCATTTCAGGCAGGCGCACGAGGGTTCGTTTCTTTCCCCGATCCGGTACGCGAGGACAAGCTGCGCGGAACGCCCGAACGATTCGCTGAACACTACCATCAGGCAACGCTGTTCTACGAAAGCCAGACGACATGGGAACAGGCGCATATCGTTGGTGCATTCCGGTTCGAGTTGTCGAAGCTCACCGTACCGGCCATCCGCACGCGTGTACTCTCGCAGCTTCGAAACGTGAGCGAAGACCTCGCGTCGCGCGTGGCTGAAGGACTTGGCATGCCGCTGCCCGCGGCGATGCCGAAGGCGATCGAAAGTCCGCAGCCGCCGGAGGTCACCCGTTCGGCGGCGTTGTCGCTGACCGCCCGCCCGGGGAACGGGGAGATCCGCGCTCGACAGATCGCGCTGCTGATCGCCGATGGCGTTGATGGTGCGCCGCTGCGTGCCCTTCACGCCTTGCTCACGGAATCGGGCGCCGCACCGCGATTCGTTGGCCCCCGGCTGGGCACGTTCACGACGACCGAAGGTGAGATGATGACCGCCGACGCATCGCTCGAGAATTCACCATCGGTCCTGTTCGACGCCATAGTTCTACCGTCCGGCGCCACGGGCATCGAGGCGTTGGGCATGCTTGGTCAGACGGTCGAGTATGTGATGAACCAGTTCCGTCACAACAAGCCGATTCTGGCGTTGCCCGGATCGTCGGTACTGCTGGAACGAGCGGGAATCCCGGTGGCACGCCGCGAGAAGCTGACGGCCCTCGGCGTGTTTCTGGGTGATGATACCGGAGAGCTCACATCCGCATTCATGGGCGCACTTTCCCGTCATCGCTTCCCCGAGCGCGAGACCGATCCACCACGTGTGTAA
- a CDS encoding tRNA (cytidine(34)-2'-O)-methyltransferase produces MSIHVVLVHPEIHWNTGNAGRTCLATGATLHLIEPLGFSLDEAQVKRAGLDYWEHVDVRVWPSWEAFEAELPRLGQPYFFSTKATQLFWDAPLAPVEGTVLVFGRETGGLPAELHERYADRFVSLPILSERVRSLNLSTTVAIAVYEVLRQQR; encoded by the coding sequence ATGAGTATTCACGTAGTGTTGGTGCATCCGGAGATTCACTGGAATACCGGCAACGCGGGCCGCACGTGCCTCGCCACCGGAGCCACGCTGCACCTCATCGAGCCGCTGGGCTTTTCGCTCGATGAGGCGCAGGTGAAGCGCGCGGGGCTCGACTACTGGGAGCACGTGGATGTGCGCGTGTGGCCGAGCTGGGAGGCGTTCGAAGCAGAGCTGCCGCGGCTGGGGCAGCCGTACTTCTTCTCGACGAAGGCAACGCAGCTGTTCTGGGATGCGCCGTTGGCACCGGTCGAGGGCACGGTGCTGGTGTTCGGTCGCGAGACCGGCGGATTGCCGGCGGAGTTGCACGAGCGCTACGCCGATCGGTTCGTGAGTCTACCGATCTTGTCGGAACGCGTGCGGTCGCTGAACTTGTCGACGACGGTGGCGATCGCCGTGTACGAGGTGTTACGACAGCAGCGGTAG
- a CDS encoding 1,4-dihydroxy-6-naphthoate synthase — MRELTFGYSPCPNDTFAFHALTFGLIDTSVRIVPVLLDIEELNRRAHHGEFDLTKLSVGAFAGVGSSYQLLRSGAALGHGVGPLVVTRIPMSLEQAVSARVAIPGRETTAYRLLRLAAPQLEDVVEMRYDRILHAVSSGEVHAGLIIHESRFTYAEHGLHKTIDLGDWWERETHLPVPLAGICARADIDAATTAEVERAIRASVQYAFDHPEASRDYVRANAQEMSDAVCAQHIALYVNEHSLDIGDDGMRAITRLVSDAR, encoded by the coding sequence ATGCGTGAGCTGACCTTCGGCTATTCGCCTTGCCCCAACGATACGTTCGCTTTTCATGCGCTCACCTTCGGACTGATCGACACGTCGGTGCGCATTGTACCGGTGCTGCTCGATATCGAGGAGCTCAACCGACGCGCCCACCACGGAGAGTTCGATCTCACCAAACTTAGTGTGGGTGCCTTCGCCGGCGTCGGCAGCAGCTATCAGTTGCTGCGCAGTGGTGCCGCACTCGGGCACGGAGTCGGTCCGCTGGTGGTCACCCGTATACCGATGTCGCTGGAGCAAGCGGTGAGCGCCCGCGTGGCGATCCCTGGTCGCGAAACCACCGCGTATCGCTTGCTGCGTCTCGCTGCGCCGCAGCTCGAGGACGTGGTCGAAATGCGCTACGATCGCATTCTGCACGCCGTGAGCAGTGGAGAGGTGCACGCGGGGCTCATCATTCACGAGAGCCGGTTCACGTACGCCGAGCACGGGCTGCACAAGACGATCGATCTGGGCGACTGGTGGGAACGCGAAACGCATTTGCCCGTGCCCCTCGCCGGCATCTGTGCGCGCGCCGACATCGACGCGGCCACGACGGCCGAAGTGGAGCGCGCCATACGCGCGTCGGTGCAGTATGCCTTCGACCACCCCGAAGCGAGTCGCGACTACGTACGTGCCAACGCCCAGGAGATGTCCGATGCGGTGTGTGCACAGCATATCGCGCTCTACGTGAACGAGCACAGTCTCGACATCGGCGACGACGGCATGCGGGCGATCACGCGACTGGTATCCGACGCGCGCTGA
- a CDS encoding SRPBCC domain-containing protein has product MHTLTITRTSPRSAATLYRAWTTGWASWFAEADSARVRADVGEPFFFEVAQRFTDGRETVRHPHYGRFLRLVPEALVSLTWVTGAGGTGGAETTLTVHLDAIAGDYTQVTLTHAGFATAEARDAHEAAWPMILAHQDAVLANAVMPGGAPPLRNRSIPDATFIPVRSYPDLDAAVTWLRDVLGARERLRIPHHRVQLSIGNGAMVVAAWDAAAVPATGGRPPAVLMVRVPDVHAAYARAIALGATGLTPPADHPYGERQASVRDPAGHAWTLTQTIADVDPASWGGELVE; this is encoded by the coding sequence ATGCACACCCTGACCATCACCCGCACCTCACCACGATCCGCCGCCACGCTCTATCGCGCGTGGACCACCGGATGGGCCTCGTGGTTTGCCGAGGCCGACAGCGCGCGCGTACGGGCCGACGTCGGCGAGCCGTTCTTCTTCGAAGTCGCGCAACGATTCACCGACGGACGTGAGACTGTGCGCCATCCGCACTATGGTCGTTTCCTCCGACTTGTGCCCGAAGCGCTGGTATCACTCACCTGGGTGACCGGCGCAGGCGGGACTGGCGGCGCCGAGACCACGCTCACCGTACACCTCGACGCGATCGCTGGTGACTATACCCAGGTCACGCTCACGCACGCGGGGTTCGCGACCGCGGAAGCCCGCGACGCGCACGAAGCCGCGTGGCCGATGATTCTCGCCCATCAGGACGCCGTGCTCGCGAATGCCGTAATGCCCGGCGGTGCGCCGCCGCTCCGTAATCGCTCCATCCCCGACGCCACGTTCATTCCGGTGCGCAGCTATCCCGATCTCGACGCCGCCGTGACTTGGCTGCGCGACGTACTCGGCGCCCGCGAACGACTCCGTATTCCGCACCATCGGGTGCAGCTGAGTATCGGCAATGGTGCCATGGTCGTGGCAGCATGGGACGCAGCCGCAGTACCGGCAACCGGTGGACGCCCGCCGGCGGTCCTCATGGTACGTGTGCCCGACGTGCATGCGGCGTACGCCCGCGCCATCGCGCTTGGCGCGACCGGACTCACGCCGCCCGCCGATCATCCTTACGGCGAGCGGCAGGCCTCCGTCCGCGACCCGGCCGGGCATGCGTGGACGCTCACGCAAACCATCGCCGACGTCGACCCGGCCAGCTGGGGCGGCGAACTCGTGGAGTGA
- a CDS encoding PEP-CTERM sorting domain-containing protein has translation MSLGTNKQPNGAYTDAQGSGSCCANTYITRGTNPTTDAFLYTGNDAGSLFPAGITLATGINTFYLWGSTGLVGTPNYAVALFTGSSALTVSSYWDATTNTNSGVGIKVYGDPNPFGPQLDGVGLSAILGNFQLTITDWRPAVVTRNVSIQNFGVGDLQSPVANNVGRLVLNVVDLTAGTPPVSTVPEPSTYLLMATGLMAVGVMSRRRRSSAT, from the coding sequence ATGAGCCTGGGCACCAATAAGCAGCCGAATGGCGCCTACACCGACGCACAAGGCTCGGGATCCTGCTGTGCGAACACCTACATCACGCGCGGAACGAACCCGACCACCGACGCCTTCCTGTATACCGGAAACGATGCCGGCTCGTTGTTTCCTGCGGGCATCACGCTCGCCACCGGTATCAACACGTTCTACTTATGGGGCAGTACGGGGCTCGTCGGAACCCCCAACTACGCCGTGGCGCTCTTCACCGGAAGCAGCGCGCTCACCGTGTCATCGTACTGGGACGCCACCACGAACACGAACAGCGGCGTCGGCATCAAAGTGTACGGTGATCCCAACCCGTTCGGCCCGCAGCTCGACGGCGTTGGCCTCTCAGCTATTCTCGGGAACTTCCAGCTGACGATTACCGACTGGCGTCCCGCGGTCGTCACGCGCAACGTGTCGATCCAAAATTTCGGCGTGGGGGATCTTCAGTCGCCGGTGGCGAACAATGTCGGTCGCTTGGTGCTGAACGTGGTTGATCTAACCGCGGGCACTCCGCCGGTATCGACCGTTCCCGAGCCGTCGACCTACCTGCTGATGGCGACGGGTCTCATGGCGGTGGGAGTCATGTCGCGTCGACGGAGGTCCTCAGCGACATAG
- a CDS encoding serine/threonine protein kinase — protein sequence MPERSPHPPPPSTTTDEWSTLKSLWFELADLSIDEQRRRLEACGASPAIVARLGQMIEAVPLVGDRFDAPAHVALGFAGSTPADVPAASLIGERLGPYRVLRLVGRGGMGAVYEASRDDAEYHQRVAIKSLWRGADSDVLLHRFRAERQILAALQHPNIAQLIDGGATASGTPWLAMEYVDGVAIDEYCDARSLSIPARLDLFRTVCHAVQHAHQRLVVHRDLKPGNVLVTADGTVKLLDFGVAKLLDENGAGTSVTADGMSPFTAAYAAPEQANGELASTATDVYALGALLCTLLTGEPPLDLVGRDAFARLLEVRSGTPRVPSSIARASSDAVARHRGVESARKLGAALNGELDAIMLQALQRDPGKRYASALALSDDVHRFLRRDRVLARQGTIGYRVWAFTRRHRPLVFGTTLALLTALGVSLLSLQQARNLRFEAARTERAANFMAGIMNGTSTVSQDPLISVGPAGTIGQLLDSAVTRVSREFADDARIRARLYTAFGANYAAQSRYANAHAVLDSARVLALRAYGPTSDEYARASIEYATLELTFHGAEAANEAIDAAARSEGMNDLDGVLSAQILLLRATQAMQRGQLHTADSLAARVVDIERRVRGLTRIVAAAENVRMVTTSWITRDPRAYLRKARMIERITDSLAMPVSKERDGAADAAIESMLVLGRADSAEVLTRLQGERLQRSFGAQPWVQVWAAKSAALLASLRGDTVTRRLELAKGRAIIDSIAEFPLVLRMVFNSGYVDDALVRKDDVSALSMALSTRDAIVPTHSPFLLSFAYLYSGTAYLASGDPVSAESELRAGLTMIAPTPDLASMGPRLRRPLVEALTKQGKLAAADSIRRIDPPKGAMPPCTPGGKWTGCPDT from the coding sequence ATGCCCGAACGTTCTCCCCATCCGCCCCCACCCTCGACCACAACGGACGAGTGGTCGACGCTCAAGTCGCTCTGGTTCGAGCTGGCCGACCTGTCGATCGACGAACAGCGTCGTCGACTCGAGGCGTGCGGCGCGTCACCGGCGATAGTGGCGCGCCTCGGACAGATGATCGAAGCGGTCCCACTGGTCGGTGATCGATTCGATGCCCCCGCGCACGTCGCCCTGGGTTTCGCCGGGTCGACGCCGGCTGATGTGCCGGCCGCGAGCTTGATCGGCGAACGCCTCGGGCCGTATCGCGTGCTTCGACTCGTCGGCCGCGGCGGCATGGGCGCTGTGTACGAGGCATCGCGCGACGACGCGGAGTACCATCAGCGGGTCGCCATCAAGTCGTTGTGGCGCGGCGCCGACAGCGACGTGCTGCTGCATCGCTTCCGCGCGGAACGACAGATCCTCGCCGCGCTCCAGCATCCGAACATCGCGCAGCTGATCGACGGAGGCGCCACGGCGTCCGGCACACCGTGGCTCGCGATGGAATATGTGGACGGCGTGGCCATCGACGAATATTGCGATGCCCGTTCGCTGTCCATCCCGGCGCGACTCGATCTGTTTCGCACGGTCTGCCACGCTGTGCAGCATGCGCATCAGCGCTTGGTTGTGCATCGTGACCTCAAGCCCGGCAACGTGCTCGTCACCGCCGATGGCACGGTCAAGTTGCTCGACTTCGGAGTCGCCAAGCTCCTCGACGAGAATGGTGCCGGTACGTCCGTCACCGCGGATGGCATGTCGCCGTTCACCGCGGCCTATGCCGCTCCGGAGCAGGCTAACGGCGAACTCGCCTCGACGGCCACTGATGTGTACGCCCTCGGCGCGCTTCTGTGCACGTTGCTGACCGGCGAGCCGCCTCTCGACCTGGTGGGTCGCGACGCATTCGCGCGACTGCTGGAAGTGCGCAGCGGCACCCCGCGCGTCCCGAGCTCGATCGCGCGCGCGTCATCGGACGCCGTGGCTCGCCATCGCGGTGTCGAGAGTGCGCGAAAGCTCGGGGCTGCGCTCAACGGCGAACTCGACGCCATCATGCTGCAGGCGCTACAGCGCGATCCCGGGAAACGATACGCCAGTGCACTCGCGCTCAGCGACGACGTGCACCGGTTCCTCCGGCGAGACCGCGTGCTGGCGCGTCAAGGCACGATCGGCTATCGCGTATGGGCGTTCACGAGACGGCATCGGCCGCTGGTCTTCGGCACCACGCTCGCGCTGCTCACCGCGCTCGGCGTCAGCCTGCTGTCACTGCAACAAGCGCGCAATTTGCGCTTCGAAGCCGCTCGCACCGAACGGGCGGCGAATTTCATGGCCGGCATCATGAACGGCACGTCAACGGTGTCGCAAGATCCGCTCATCAGCGTGGGACCGGCCGGCACCATCGGACAACTGCTCGACAGCGCAGTCACGCGGGTCTCCCGTGAATTCGCCGACGACGCGCGCATCCGGGCACGCCTGTACACGGCGTTCGGTGCCAACTACGCCGCACAATCCCGCTACGCGAATGCGCACGCCGTGCTCGATTCGGCGCGCGTACTGGCATTGCGGGCGTACGGTCCCACCAGTGACGAGTACGCGCGCGCGTCCATCGAATACGCGACGCTCGAGCTCACCTTTCACGGCGCTGAAGCCGCCAACGAAGCGATAGACGCGGCAGCCCGGAGCGAGGGCATGAACGACCTCGATGGTGTGCTGAGCGCCCAGATCTTGCTGTTGCGCGCCACGCAGGCGATGCAGAGGGGGCAACTGCATACCGCCGATTCGCTGGCCGCGCGGGTCGTCGACATCGAACGACGCGTACGCGGGCTGACTCGCATCGTAGCGGCAGCGGAGAATGTTCGCATGGTCACGACGTCGTGGATAACACGCGATCCGCGCGCGTATCTCCGAAAGGCGCGTATGATCGAGCGCATCACCGACTCACTCGCCATGCCCGTCTCGAAAGAACGGGACGGCGCGGCCGATGCGGCCATCGAGTCGATGCTGGTGTTGGGTCGCGCGGATAGTGCCGAGGTACTCACACGGCTTCAGGGCGAACGACTGCAGCGCAGCTTCGGGGCCCAGCCGTGGGTACAAGTGTGGGCCGCAAAGTCGGCGGCGCTGTTGGCAAGCCTTCGCGGTGATACGGTCACGCGTCGCCTTGAACTGGCGAAAGGTCGGGCGATTATCGACTCGATCGCCGAGTTCCCGCTGGTGCTGCGCATGGTATTCAACAGTGGATACGTCGATGACGCGCTGGTCCGAAAAGACGACGTCTCCGCGCTGAGCATGGCCCTCTCCACGCGAGATGCCATTGTGCCGACACACTCACCATTCCTGCTGAGCTTCGCCTACCTGTATTCCGGCACAGCCTACCTCGCCAGCGGCGACCCGGTGTCGGCCGAGTCAGAGCTGCGCGCGGGTTTGACCATGATTGCACCGACGCCGGATCTCGCGTCGATGGGTCCGCGCCTGCGTCGACCCTTGGTCGAGGCATTGACGAAGCAGGGGAAGCTGGCCGCCGCCGACAGCATACGCCGCATCGACCCGCCCAAGGGCGCGATGCCACCGTGCACGCCGGGTGGCAAGTGGACGGGATGCCCGGATACATGA
- a CDS encoding ECF-type sigma factor: MTNLPLSDQSSLTELLAAAQQGDASVQDMAARRVYAELHQLAEIYLGRERADHTLQPTALVHEAYLRLMGQDAPWKSRAHFFGIAATMMRRILVDHARRTAAERRDRGLQVTLDPHTADATPAAPDAVTDVLGVHEALTRLEEVDARQAKIVELKFFVGLTLDEIAELLSISAATVSREWTMARAWLQAELRDG, from the coding sequence GTGACCAACCTCCCCCTCTCCGACCAGTCGTCCCTGACCGAACTGCTGGCCGCCGCCCAACAGGGTGACGCGTCGGTGCAGGATATGGCCGCCCGACGCGTCTACGCCGAGTTGCACCAGCTGGCGGAGATCTACCTCGGGCGGGAGCGGGCCGATCACACGCTCCAGCCGACCGCGTTGGTTCACGAGGCCTATCTCCGCCTGATGGGCCAGGACGCGCCGTGGAAGAGCCGCGCGCATTTCTTCGGTATTGCGGCCACGATGATGCGCCGCATCCTCGTGGACCACGCCCGACGCACCGCCGCCGAGCGTCGCGATCGTGGTCTGCAGGTGACGCTCGATCCGCACACGGCTGACGCAACACCCGCCGCGCCGGATGCGGTCACCGATGTCCTCGGTGTGCACGAAGCGCTCACGCGACTCGAGGAGGTCGACGCGCGACAAGCGAAGATCGTGGAGCTCAAGTTCTTCGTCGGCCTCACACTCGACGAGATCGCCGAACTCCTGTCGATCTCGGCAGCCACGGTGTCGCGCGAGTGGACCATGGCGCGCGCCTGGCTCCAGGCCGAGCTGCGTGACGGATGA
- a CDS encoding LysR family transcriptional regulator, with amino-acid sequence MTNVAARLNYHHLHYFWAVAREGNLTRAAQRLHVSQSALSTQIRQLESQLGQQLFERRGRTLELTEAGRIALDYADSIVTAGNELVGTLRDGRRDERHVLRVGSVATLSRNFQRAFLAPILKDPSLSLVLQSGSLAELLSRLRAHTLDVVLSNRRVPEDADHAWRSSRIARQQVSLVGPPRSSPFRYPDELADVPLLLPSRDHEFRTAFDVLCDERGLRPTVIAEADDMAMLRVLTRELNAVALVPAVVVQDELRDGRLQEYCAVPDLFEEFHAISVTRRYQPSLLRTLLARRTADVLNTIE; translated from the coding sequence ATGACCAACGTTGCGGCTCGGCTCAATTATCACCACCTGCACTACTTCTGGGCCGTGGCGAGAGAGGGAAATCTCACGCGCGCGGCGCAGCGCCTGCACGTGTCGCAGTCGGCTCTGTCCACGCAGATCCGTCAGCTGGAAAGCCAGCTTGGCCAGCAGCTCTTCGAGCGGCGCGGACGCACGCTGGAGTTGACGGAGGCCGGCCGGATCGCCCTCGACTACGCCGACTCGATCGTCACCGCCGGCAATGAGCTGGTCGGCACGCTGCGGGATGGTCGACGCGACGAGCGGCACGTGCTGCGGGTCGGGTCGGTGGCGACCCTGTCAAGAAATTTCCAGCGGGCATTCCTGGCGCCGATCCTGAAGGATCCGTCGCTGTCACTGGTGTTGCAGTCAGGATCGCTGGCGGAGTTGCTGTCACGATTGCGCGCGCACACGCTCGATGTCGTGCTTTCCAATCGTCGCGTGCCGGAAGACGCCGATCACGCGTGGCGCAGCAGCCGCATTGCGCGCCAGCAGGTCAGTCTGGTCGGCCCCCCTCGTTCGTCGCCGTTTCGCTATCCCGACGAGCTGGCCGACGTGCCCCTGCTGCTTCCGTCCCGCGACCACGAATTTCGCACCGCCTTCGACGTGCTGTGCGATGAACGCGGGCTGCGCCCCACGGTGATTGCCGAAGCCGACGACATGGCGATGCTGCGTGTCCTCACCCGCGAACTCAACGCCGTCGCGCTCGTCCCGGCCGTCGTCGTGCAGGATGAACTGCGCGATGGCCGGCTGCAGGAGTACTGCGCCGTGCCCGATCTCTTCGAAGAGTTCCACGCCATCAGCGTGACTCGACGCTACCAACCCTCGTTGCTGCGCACCTTGCTGGCGCGGCGCACGGCGGATGTGCTCAACACCATCGAGTAG
- a CDS encoding NADH-quinone oxidoreductase subunit L produces the protein MSPVLASAALFTIPLLALAAAPRLDALAGVMLGLVTFIATVIHRFAHRYLDGQPAARHFRRWFVAAVAASSVLVTAGDLRVLALAWTASSLSLHQLLTFFADRPQAQVAAHKKFLLSRLADVVIYAAVILLGRALGSYDLAALQATASALETLPMSVHVAGYLLVAGVALRSAQLPFHGWLIQVMEAPTPVSALLHAGVVNIGGYVLIRLAGLTALLPGVMNAMVIIGATTAVLAALVMMTRVTVKVALAWSTAAQMGFMLLECGLGAWELALLHLVAHSCYKAHAFLGSGGVVALQARRALIPVTSRPTVARWLGATLGSAAIAAGFATVTWPTSGVDPRTWVVTTVLALALAPFLARISPSGSWSVNAKLLGSALVVTALYAVWHVAFTALLPTPVAFVPGTMSLLIALGAFIALYVVQLMVSVRPRARALRTLHTWAFAGFHLDELFTRATCFVWPPRHERRPPSPIPAARTPSMPRAA, from the coding sequence ATGTCCCCTGTGCTTGCTTCCGCTGCGCTCTTCACAATTCCCTTGCTCGCGCTCGCCGCTGCCCCGCGGCTTGATGCGCTGGCGGGGGTCATGCTGGGTCTTGTCACCTTCATTGCGACGGTCATCCATCGGTTCGCCCATCGCTATCTGGATGGGCAGCCGGCGGCGCGGCATTTCCGTCGCTGGTTCGTGGCCGCCGTGGCTGCATCATCGGTGCTGGTTACGGCAGGCGACCTGCGCGTGCTGGCCCTCGCCTGGACCGCGTCGAGTCTGTCGCTGCATCAGCTGCTCACGTTCTTCGCCGATCGACCACAAGCGCAGGTGGCGGCGCACAAGAAGTTCCTGCTGAGCCGGCTGGCCGACGTGGTCATCTATGCGGCCGTGATTCTGCTTGGTCGAGCGCTCGGGAGCTATGACCTGGCGGCCCTGCAGGCGACGGCCTCCGCTCTCGAGACACTTCCTATGAGCGTGCACGTGGCCGGCTATCTCTTGGTCGCTGGCGTAGCGCTCCGCTCGGCGCAGCTGCCCTTTCACGGCTGGCTCATCCAGGTCATGGAGGCGCCGACGCCGGTGTCGGCGCTCCTGCACGCCGGTGTGGTGAACATCGGCGGCTACGTCTTGATCCGCCTCGCCGGGCTGACCGCACTCCTCCCTGGCGTCATGAATGCCATGGTGATCATCGGGGCGACGACCGCAGTGCTGGCGGCGCTGGTGATGATGACGCGGGTGACGGTGAAGGTGGCGCTCGCGTGGTCGACGGCGGCGCAGATGGGCTTCATGCTCCTCGAGTGCGGCCTCGGCGCCTGGGAACTGGCGCTGCTGCATCTGGTGGCGCACTCCTGCTACAAGGCGCACGCGTTTCTGGGATCGGGTGGTGTGGTCGCCCTGCAGGCACGCCGCGCCCTGATACCGGTGACGTCACGACCAACCGTCGCGCGATGGCTCGGCGCGACGCTGGGCAGTGCGGCTATCGCGGCCGGTTTCGCCACCGTGACCTGGCCGACGAGCGGCGTCGATCCTCGCACCTGGGTGGTCACGACCGTGCTGGCGCTCGCGCTGGCGCCCTTTCTGGCGCGCATCTCGCCGTCCGGCTCGTGGAGTGTCAATGCCAAGCTCCTTGGCTCAGCGCTCGTCGTGACCGCGCTGTACGCCGTGTGGCACGTCGCGTTCACGGCGTTGCTGCCGACGCCGGTGGCCTTCGTGCCCGGCACGATGTCGCTGCTGATCGCACTCGGCGCCTTCATCGCGCTGTATGTGGTGCAGCTGATGGTGTCGGTGCGTCCGCGCGCCCGCGCGCTTCGCACCCTGCATACGTGGGCCTTCGCCGGATTCCATCTCGACGAACTGTTCACGCGCGCGACGTGCTTCGTGTGGCCGCCCCGTCACGAACGCCGTCCGCCCTCGCCGATTCCAGCGGCGCGCACACCATCCATGCCGAGGGCTGCCTGA